GGTGGTCATTGTCCCTGTCCCTGGTGTCCGGAGGTCACTGTCCCCGATCCCTGGTGTCCGGTGGTCAttgtcccagtccctggtgtccggaGGTCACTGTCCCCGATCCCTGGTGTCCGGTGGTCATTGTCCCTGTCCCTGGTGTCCGGAGGTCACTGTCCCCGATCCCTGGTGTCCGGTGGTCATTGTCCCTGTCCCTGGTGTCCGGAGGTCACTGTCCCCGATCCCTGCTCCCTTCCTATCATGTTGTTCACATTCTGTTCCCTAATTTTTTGTTTCTGGGTTTTGTTCTTAGAACATGGAGATGGTTCCTATTCCAGAAAAAACCTTTGGAAACTTCTTTGATGGAGATTGTTACATCCTCCTCATGGTGCGTATAATACCGCAGTGCAGCGTCCATGTCCAGCTCCATATAATACCGCAGTGCAGCGTCCATGTCCAGCTCCTTATAATACCGCAGTGCAGCGTCCATGTCCAGCTCCTTATAATACCGCAGTGCAGCGTCCATGTCCAGCTCCATATAATACCGCAGTGCAGCGTCCATGTCCAGCTCCATATAATACCGCAGTGCAGCGTCCATGTCCAGCTCCTTATAATACCGCAGTGCAGCGTCCATGTCCAGCTCCTTATAATACCGCAGTGCAGCGTCCATGTCCAGCTCCATATAATACCGCAGTGCAGCGTCCATGTCCAGCTCCTTATAATACCGCAGTGCAGCGTCCATGTCCAGCTCCTTATAATACCGCAGTGCAGCGTCCATGTCCAGCTCCATATAATACCGCAGTGCAGCGTCCATGTCcagctccatataataccacagtgCAGAGTCCATGTCCAGTTCCTTATAATACCGCAGTGCAGCGTCCATGTCCAGCTCCTTATAATACCGCAGTGCAGCGTCCATGTCCAGCTCCTTATAATACCGCAGTGCAGCGTCCATGTCCAGCTCCTTATAATACCGCAGTGCAGTGTCCATGTCCAGCTCTTATAATACCGCAGTGCAGCGTCCATGTCCAGCTCCATATAATACCGCAGTGCAGCGTCCATGTCCAGCTCCATATAATACCGCAGTGCAGCGTCCATGTCcagctccatataataccacagtgCAGCGTCCATGTCCAGCTCCTTATAATACCGCAGTGCAGCGTCCATGTCCAGCTCCATATAATACCGCAGTGCAGCGTCCATGTCCAGCTCCTTATAATACCGCAGTGCAGCGTCCATGTCCAGCTCCTTATAATACCGCAGTGCAGCGTCCATGTCCAGCTCCTTATAATACCGCAGTGCAGCTTCCATGTCCAGCTCCTTATAATACCGCAGTGCAGCGTCCATGTCCAGCTCCTTATAATACCGCAGTGCAGCGTCCATGTCCAGCTCCATATAATACCGCAGTGCAGCGTCCATGTCCAGCTCCTTATAATACCGCAGTGCAGCATCCATGTCCAGCTCCTTATAATACCGCAGTGCAGCGTCCATGTCCAGCTCCTTATAATACCGCAGTGCAGCTTCAATGTCCAGCTCCTTATAATAGCGCAGTGCAGCGTCCATGTCCAGCTCCTTATAATACCGCAGTGCAGCGTCCATGTCCAGCTCCATATAATACCGCAGTGCAGTGTCCATGTCCAGCTCCATTTAATACTGCAGTGCAGCGTTAATGTCCAGCTCCTTATAATACCGCAGTGCAGCGTCCATGTCCAGCTCCATATAATACCGCAGTGCAGCGTCCATGTCCAGCTCCTTATAATACCGCAGTGCAGCGTCCATGTCCAGCTCCTTATAATACCGCAGTGCAGCGTCCATGTCCAGCTCCTTATAATACCGCAGTGCAGCGTCCATGTCCAGCTCCTTATAATACCGCAGTGCAGCGTCCATGTCCAGCTCCTTATAATACCGCAGTGCAGCGTCCATGTCCAGCTCCTTATAATACCGCAGTGCAGCGTCCATGTCCAGCTCCTTATAATACCGCAGTGCAGCTTCCATGTCCAGCTCCTTATAATACCGCAGTGCAGCGTCCATGTCCAGCTCCTTATAATACCGCAGTGCAGCTTCCATGTCCAGCTCCTTATAATACCGCAGTGCAGCGTCCATGTCCAGCTCCTTATAATACTGCAGTGCAGCGTCCATGTCCAGCTCCATATAATACTGCAGTGCAGCGTCCATGTCCAGCTCCTTATAATACCGCAGTGCAGCGTCCATGTCCAGCTCCTTATAATACTGCAGTGCAGCGTCCATGTCCAGCTCCTTATAATACTGCAGTGCAGCGTCCATGTCCAGCTCTTATAATACCGCAGTGCAGCGTCCATGTCCAGCACCATATAATACCGCAGTGCAGCGTCCATGTCCAGCTCCTTATAATACCGCAGTGCAGCGTCCATGTCCAGCTCCATATAATACCGCAGTGCAGCGTCCATGTCCAGCTCTTATAATACCGCAGTGCAGCGTCCATGTCCAGCTCTTATAATACCGCAGTGCAGCGTCCATGTCCAGCTCTTATAATACCGCAGTGCAGCGTCCATGTCCAGCTCCTTATAATACCGCAGTGCAGCGTCCATGTCCAGCTCCTTATAATACCGCAGTGCAGCGTCCATGTCCAGCTCCTTATAATACCGCAGTGCAGCGTCCATGTCCAGCTCCTTATAATACCGCAGTGCAGCGTCCATGTCCAGCTCCTTATAATACCGCAGTGCAGCGTCCATGTCCAGCTCCATATAATACCGCAGTGCAGCGTCCATGTCCAGCTCCATATAATACCGCAGTGCAGCGTCCATGTCCAGCTCCATATAATACCGCAGTGCAGCGTCCATGTCCAGCTCCTTATAATACCGCAGTGCAGCGTCCATGTCCAGCTCCTTATAATACCGCAGTGCAGCGTCCATGTCCAGCTCCTTATAATACCGCAGTGCAGCGTCCATGTCCAGCTCCTTATAATACCGCAGTGCAGCGTCCATGTCCAGCTCCTTATAATACCGCAGTGCAGTGTCCATGTCCAGCTCCTTATAATACCGCAGTGCAGCGTCCATGTCCAGCTCCTTATAATACCGCAGTGCAGCGTCCATGTCCAACACCATATAATACTGCAGTGCAGCGTCCATGTCCAGCTCCATATAATACCGCAGTGCAGCGTCCATGTCCAGCTCTTATAATACCGCAGTGCAGCGTCCATGTCCAGCTCCATATAATACCGCAGTGCAGTGTCCATGTCCAGCTCTTATAATACCGCAGTGCTGCGTCCATGTCCAGCTCCATATAATACCGCAGTGCAGTGTCCATGTCCAGCTCTTATAATACCGCAGTGCAGCGTCTATGTCCAGCACCATATAATACCGCAGTGCAGCGTCCATGTCCAGCTCCTTATAATACCGCAGTGCAGCGTCCATGTCCAGCTCCATATAATACCGCAGTGCAGTGTCCATGTCCAGCTCTTATAATACCGCAGTGCAGCGTCCATGTCCAGCTCCATATAATACCGCAGTGCAGCGTCCATGTCCAGCTCCATATAATACCGCAGTGCAGCGTCCATGTCCAGCTCCATATAATACCGCAGTGCAGCGTCCATGTCCAGCACCATATAATACCGCAGTGCAGCGTCCATGTCCAGCTCCATATAATACCGCAGTGCAGCGTCCATGTCCAGCACCATATAATACCGCAGTGCAGCGTCCATGTCCAGCACCATATAATACCGCAGTGTAGCGTCCATGTCCAGCTCTTATAATACCGCAGTGCAGCGGCCATGTCCAGATCCATATAACACCGCAGTGCAGCGTCCATGTCCAGCTCCTTATAATACCGCAGTGCAGCGTCCATGTCCAGCTCCTTATAATACCGCAGTGCAGCGTCCATGTCCAGCTCCTTATAATACCGCAGTGCAGCGTCCATGTCCAGCACCATATAATACCGCAGTGCAGCGTCCATGTCCAGCACCATATAATACCGCAGTGCAGCGTCCATGTCCAGCACCATATAATACCGCAGTGCAGCGTCCATGTCCAGCTCTTATAATACCGCAGTGCAGCGTCCATGTCCAGCTCCTTATAATACCGCAGTGCAGCGTCCATGTCCAGCTCCTTATAATACCGCAGTGCAGCGTCCATGTCCAGCACCATATAATACCGCAGTGCAGCGTCCATGTCCAGCACCATATAATACCGCAGTGCAGCGTCCATGTCCAGCACCATATTATACCGCAGTGCAGCGTCCATGTCCAGCTCTTATAATACCGCAGTGCAGCGGCCATGTCCAGCTCCTTATAATACCGCAGTGCAGCGTCCATGTCCAGCTCCTTATAATACCGCAGTGCAGCGTCCATGTCCAGCTCTTATAATACCGCAGTGCAGCGTCCATGTCCAGATCCATATAATACCGCAGTGCAGCGTCCATGTCCAGCTCCTTATAATACCGCAGTGCAGCGTACATGTCCAGCTCTTATAATACTGCAGTGCAGCGTCCATGTCCAGCTCCATATAATACCGCAGTGCAGCGTCCATGTCCAGCTCCTTATAATACCCCAGTGCAGCGTCCATGTCCAGCTCCATATAATACCGCAGTGCAGCGTCCATGTCCAGCTCTTATAATACCGCAGTGCAGCGTCCATGTCCAGCTCCATATAATACCGCAGTGCAGTGTCCATGTCCAGCTCTTATAATACCGCAGTGCTGCGTCCATGTCCAGCTCCATATAATACCGCAGTGCAGTGTCCATGTCCAGCTCTTATAATACCGCAGTGCAGCGTCCATGTCCAGCTCCATATAATACCGCAGTGCAGCGTCCATGTCCAGCTCCTTATAATACCGCAGTGCAGCGTCCATGTCCAGCTCCTTATAATACCGCAGTGCAGCGTCCATGTCCAGCTCCTTATAATACCGCAGTGCAGCGTCCATGTCCAGCTCCTTATAATACTGCAGTGCAGCTTCCATGTCCAGCTCCTTATAATACCGCAGTGCAGCGTCCATGTCCAGCTCCTTATAATACCGCAGTGCAGCGTCCATGTTCAGATCCATATAATACTGCAGTGCAGCGTCCATATCCAGCTCCATATAATACCGCAGTGCAGCGTCCATGTCCAGCTCCTTATAATACCGCAGTGCAGCGTCCATGTCCAGCTCCTTATAATACTGCAGTGCAGCGTCCATGTCCAGCTCCTTATAATACCGCAGTGCAGCGTCCATGTCCAGCTCCTTATAATACCGCAGTGCAGCGTCCATGTCCAGCTCCATATAATACCGCAGTGCAGCGTCCATGTCCAGCTCCTTATAATACCGCAGTGCAGCGTCCATGTCCAGCTCCATATAATACCGCAGTGCAGCGTCCATGTCCAGCACCATATAATACCGCAGTGCAGCGTCCATGTCCAGCTCTTATAATACCGCAGTGCAGCGTCCATGTCCAGCACCATATAATACCGCAGTGCAGCGTCCATGTCCAGATCCATATAATACCGCAGTGCAGCGTCCATGTCCAGCTCCATATAATACCGCAGTGCAGCGTCCATGTCCAGATCCATATAATACCGCAGTGCAGCGTCCATGTCCAGATCCATATAATACCGCAGTGCAGCGTCCATGTCCAGATCCATATAATACCGCAGTGCAGCGTCCATGTCCAGCACCATATAATACCGCAGTGCAGCGTCCATGTCCAGCTCCATATAATACCGCAGTGCAGCGTCCATGTCCTTATTTGGTATTGGTGTCAGGGGGCGGCACATgcacctaaattagggactttatAATAAATTTGAATAGACCATTATAGATCATTATAAGTTGATACAATAGACAGCCACCATGGCTCCTCCCCTAGCCACCCAGGCTCCTCCCCTAGCCACCCTGGCTCCTCCCCTAGAGGAAGATGGCGGCTGAGCAGTCCGTTGACTGGTGACCCTGCAGGGATCTCTATACTGGGATTGGTCTGGGCCTTTGTAGTCTGTATCCTTCCCGCTTCTATTCTGCGCCATTGTTTACATGCCCCTCCCCCACTCTCCGTAATTCTCCGTTTCCGTCTCCTGACAGACTCataagaccagcagcaccttcacCTACGACCTCCACTTCTGGGTGGGGAACAATTCCTCTGTGGACGAGCAGGGAGCGGCCGCCATTTACACCATCCAGATAGACGACCACCTGGGAGGAGTCGCCGTCCAGCACCGCGAGGTCCAAGGATGTGAGAGCGACACCTTCAAGGGTTACTTCAAGCAGGGAATAGTGTGAGTATATAGCAGAgctcctccataataccagggggACTGCGACTTTAAATAATGTCATGTGACGCTTTATATCAGGTACAAGAATGGGGGCGTGGCCTCAGGGATGAAGCAGGTGGAGACCAATACGTACAACGTAAAACGACTGCTACACGTGAAGGGGAAGAAGAACGTCCTGGCGGGAGAGGTAGGTGACGCCATTTACCGCAATTCAATGACGCTGCAGGGTTGTGGGTTTTTTCCATTTGCACTtttaagggtatgaatactttcgGAATGTTTGTATTGTTCCAATACAgagctatgtgtctccatggtaacccccccccctgagtAGTCCGATCAGGCAGTAACCATGGAGACGGTCTGCACAGGGCCTGTAGGGGTCGTGCCGCTCACCTGATCTTTTCTCGTGACCCCTGGACACTGATTCCAGAATAATGCAGATCATTTATCAGATAtttagtcactgtccctttaaatgatACATTGTAGACGCTTTACAGAATAATATGTGATATCCAGAGGGACATGATGGAAAACTCATGAACTGACAGTCACATGACACCAACATTGGGGGAGTGCAGAGAGGTCCTTGTCCAGCCTTCTTCTCTCTGATTGTGGGCGGGGCAGACGTCTGCAGGTTGGGATAGGACAGAGTTCCACATTGCTGACCAGACGGACTAGCAGGTTTAGGGTCACCCTGTCTCCTGCGAGAGGAGCCTGGAATCGGAAATTTAACCCTTCACACTTTTGTTCACCTCAGTGTGTGAAATAAATGAATGAACCCCCAATATATCCAAAATATCAAATACCTATTTATAAGAGACAACGAGAAACATCAAAGACTGTGTCTAAGGCCTGACTAAATCTGACCACGGGCAGCAGCGCCATAACCGACCaggggcagcagcgccataaCTGACCACGGGCAGCAGCGCCATAACTGACCACGGGCAGCAGCGCCATAACTGACCACGGGCAGCAGCGCCATAACTGACCACGGGCAGCAGCGCCATAACCGACCACGGGCAGCAGCGCCATAACCGACCACGGGCAGCAGCGCCATAACCGACCACGGGCAGCAGCGCCATAACTGACCACGGGCAGCAGCGCCATAACCGACCACGGGCAGCAGCGCCATAACTGACCACGAGCAGCAGCGCCATAACTGACCACGGGCAGCAGCGCCATAACTGACCACGGGCAGCAGCGCCATAACTGACCACGGGCAGCAGCGCCATAACTGACCACGGGCAGCAGCGCCATAACTGACCACGGGCAGCAGCGCCATAACCGACCACGGGCAGCAGCGCCATAAATGACCACGGGCAGCAGCGCCATAACTGACCACGGGCAGCAGCGCCATAACTGACCACGGGCAGCAGCGCCATAACCGACCACGGGCAGCAGCGCCATAACTGACCACGAGCAGCAGCGCCATAACTGACCACGGGCAGCAGCGCCATAACTGACCACGGGCAGCAGCGCCATAACTGACCACGGGCAGCAGCGCCATAACCGACCACGGGCAGCAGCGCCATAAATGACCACGGGCAGCAGCGCCATAACTGACCACGGGCAGCAGCGCCATAACTGACCACGGGCAGCAGCGCCATAACCGACCACGGGCAGCAGCGCCATAACTGACCACGAGCAGCAGCGCCATAACTGACCACGGGCAGCAGCGCCATAACTGACCACGGGCAGCAGCGCCATAACTGACCACGGGCAGCAGCGCCATAACCGACCACGGGCAGCAGCGCCATAACTGACCACGGGCAGCAGCGCCATAACTGACCACGGGCAGCAGCGCCATAACTGACCACGGGCAGCAGCGCCATAACCGACCACGGGCAGCAGCGCCATAACCGACCACGGGCAGCAGCGCCATAACTGACCACGGGCAGCAGCGCCATAACTGACCACGGGCAGCAGCGCCATAACTGACCACGGGCAGCAGCGC
The genomic region above belongs to Hyla sarda isolate aHylSar1 unplaced genomic scaffold, aHylSar1.hap1 scaffold_2354, whole genome shotgun sequence and contains:
- the LOC130322548 gene encoding villin-1-like produces the protein MPELTETVTKTLNKTTAGLQIWRIENMEMVPIPEKTFGNFFDGDCYILLMTHKTSSTFTYDLHFWVGNNSSVDEQGAAAIYTIQIDDHLGGVAVQHREVQGCESDTFKGYFKQGIVYKNGGVASGMKQVETNTYNVKRLLHVKGKKNVLAGESYVSPW